In Nocardioides marinus, one DNA window encodes the following:
- a CDS encoding SDR family NAD(P)-dependent oxidoreductase, with translation MKNLSDKVVVITGAGSGIGRALALNLARKGSLLALSDVDEAGLAETVDLVKGAGAREVRSDRLDVADRAAFEAYAEAVVAQFGRVNVVVNNAGVALAGDLVDLDWDDIEWILGINLDGVLHGTKAFLPHLIASGEGHVVNLSSLFGLVSMPGQSIYNATKYAVRGMSEALREEMLIAGHPVGVTVVHPGGIKTAIARNSRVSAKEDKAKTAKLFDEKLAKMTPEKAAEIIVRGIEKDQARVLVGMDAHALHWFAKLSGSRYQDVVAKVSKKVLPPKTQVV, from the coding sequence ATGAAGAACCTGTCCGACAAGGTCGTCGTCATCACCGGGGCCGGCTCCGGCATCGGCCGCGCCCTCGCCCTGAACCTCGCCCGCAAGGGCTCCCTGCTCGCGCTCTCCGACGTCGACGAGGCCGGCCTGGCCGAGACCGTCGACCTCGTCAAGGGCGCCGGCGCCCGGGAGGTCCGCTCGGACCGGCTCGACGTCGCCGACCGCGCGGCCTTCGAGGCCTACGCCGAGGCCGTCGTGGCGCAGTTCGGCCGGGTCAACGTGGTCGTCAACAACGCCGGCGTCGCGCTGGCCGGCGACCTCGTCGACCTGGACTGGGACGACATCGAGTGGATCCTCGGCATCAACCTCGACGGCGTCCTGCACGGCACCAAGGCGTTCCTTCCCCACCTCATCGCCTCCGGCGAGGGCCACGTGGTCAACCTCTCCTCGCTCTTCGGCCTGGTCTCGATGCCCGGCCAGTCGATCTACAACGCCACCAAGTACGCCGTGCGCGGCATGTCTGAGGCGCTGCGCGAGGAGATGCTGATCGCCGGCCACCCCGTCGGCGTGACCGTCGTGCACCCCGGCGGCATCAAGACCGCCATCGCCCGGAACTCCCGCGTCTCGGCCAAGGAGGACAAGGCCAAGACCGCCAAGCTCTTCGACGAGAAGCTGGCCAAGATGACCCCGGAGAAGGCGGCCGAGATCATCGTCCGCGGCATCGAGAAGGACCAGGCCCGCGTCCTGGTCGGCATGGACGCCCACGCGCTGCACTGGTTCGCCAAGCTCTCCGGCTCGCGCTACCAGGACGTCGTCGCCAAGGTCTCCAAGAAGGTCCTGCCCCCCAAGACCCAGGTCGTCTGA
- a CDS encoding threonine/serine ThrE exporter family protein: protein MVDAREVNLGLDLCLRVGELLLSSGAGAADVTATMQSLSYALGLREASVDITFTSLAMTYQDTPDDIPIVSTRQVKQRAIDYEHLTRVDHLVRDVLRGDLDLRGARTELGRITSTGHPRARWAVTLGWGVMCAGVGVQLGGDWAVIGLALVAAITIDRIQLRMARRRMPSFYQQVVGGGVATLIALGVSATPISINVSQVVTANIIMLLAGIGFMGALQDALTGFYVTATARLTEAFLATAGIIAGVSGGLSIGAVLGLEIPRLQPGEYSLQTVGMLALGSALAAAAFAYSCYAPKRILLPIALVAGTAISISGTLQNAGIGRAWGVAIAALFVGLVSFSVSGWMRVPPLVVVVSAVVPMLPGLSIYRGLTLLGEGGSSIPEGLLAMTAAISVAIALSSGVILGEYVAQPLKREAQRLETRLTGPRLVGPVDHVVRRDRWRRRRTAPDGSQTDEVA from the coding sequence ATGGTGGACGCGCGCGAGGTGAACCTGGGGTTGGACCTGTGCCTGCGCGTCGGCGAGCTGCTGCTCTCCAGCGGGGCGGGCGCGGCCGACGTGACGGCCACGATGCAGTCGCTGTCCTACGCCCTCGGTCTGCGCGAGGCCTCGGTCGACATCACCTTCACCTCGTTGGCGATGACCTACCAGGACACCCCCGACGACATCCCGATCGTCTCGACGCGCCAGGTCAAGCAGCGCGCCATCGACTACGAGCACCTCACCCGCGTCGACCACCTCGTCCGCGACGTCCTGCGCGGCGACCTGGACCTGCGCGGCGCACGCACCGAGCTGGGCCGGATCACCTCGACCGGCCACCCGCGCGCCCGCTGGGCGGTCACGCTCGGGTGGGGCGTGATGTGCGCCGGCGTCGGTGTGCAGCTGGGCGGTGACTGGGCCGTGATCGGGCTGGCGCTCGTCGCGGCGATCACCATCGACCGCATCCAGCTGCGGATGGCCCGTCGCCGGATGCCGAGCTTCTACCAGCAGGTCGTCGGCGGAGGGGTGGCGACACTGATCGCGCTGGGCGTGAGCGCTACCCCGATCAGCATCAACGTCTCCCAGGTCGTGACCGCCAACATCATCATGCTGCTGGCCGGCATCGGCTTCATGGGTGCGCTGCAGGACGCCCTCACCGGCTTCTACGTGACCGCCACCGCGCGGCTCACCGAGGCCTTCCTCGCCACCGCCGGCATCATCGCCGGCGTCTCGGGCGGGCTCTCGATCGGTGCCGTGCTGGGCCTGGAGATCCCGCGGCTGCAGCCGGGGGAGTACTCCCTGCAGACCGTCGGCATGCTCGCCCTGGGCTCGGCACTGGCTGCGGCGGCGTTCGCCTACTCCTGCTACGCCCCCAAGCGGATCCTGCTGCCCATCGCCCTGGTCGCCGGCACGGCGATCAGCATCTCCGGCACCCTGCAGAACGCCGGCATCGGCCGGGCGTGGGGCGTGGCCATCGCCGCGCTCTTCGTCGGTCTGGTCAGCTTCTCGGTCTCCGGCTGGATGCGGGTCCCGCCCCTGGTCGTGGTGGTGTCCGCGGTGGTGCCGATGCTGCCCGGCCTGTCGATCTACCGCGGTCTCACGCTCCTGGGGGAGGGCGGCTCCTCGATCCCCGAGGGGCTGCTGGCGATGACGGCGGCGATCTCGGTCGCGATCGCGCTGTCCTCCGGCGTGATCCTCGGTGAGTACGTCGCCCAGCCGCTCAAGCGCGAGGCGCAACGGCTCGAGACCCGGCTCACCGGCCCGCGGCTGGTCGGCCCCGTGGACCACGTGGTGCGCCGCGACCGCTGGCGCCGCCGTCGTACCGCGCCGGACGGGTCACAGACCGACGAGGTCGCCTAG
- the rocD gene encoding ornithine--oxo-acid transaminase: MTTTAGTATGTAPRSAELFQRAEARTAHNYKPLPVVIEHAEGAWMTDVDGTRYLDLLAGYSALNFGHGHPGLLRVAHEQLDKLTLTSRAFVHDQFADFCAALGDLCGKELVLPMNTGAEAVETAIKVMRKWGYEVKGVTPGQANIIVASGNFHGRTTTIVGFSDDPDARDGFGPFAPGFTMVPYGDLAAVEAAIDENTVGVLMEPIQGEGGVVLPPDGFWKGLRELTARENVLMAADEIQAGLGRTGKTFASDHEDVVPDLYVLGKALGAGIVPVSAVVADRDVLGVLRPGQHGSTFGGNALACAVGHEVVTMLATGEHQARATELGALLRERLEALVGHGVLAVRVRGLWAGVDIDPAVGTGREVCEALMARGVLAKDTHGSTIRLAPPLVIGADDLAWGLDQLAEVVRG; this comes from the coding sequence ATGACCACCACCGCAGGGACCGCGACGGGCACTGCGCCCCGGTCCGCCGAGCTGTTCCAGCGCGCGGAGGCCCGCACGGCCCACAACTACAAGCCGCTGCCGGTGGTGATCGAGCACGCCGAGGGCGCCTGGATGACCGACGTCGACGGCACCCGCTACCTCGACCTGCTGGCCGGCTACTCCGCACTGAACTTCGGCCACGGCCACCCCGGCCTGCTGCGCGTCGCCCACGAGCAGCTCGACAAGCTGACGCTGACCAGCCGGGCGTTCGTGCACGACCAGTTCGCCGACTTCTGCGCCGCGCTGGGCGACCTGTGCGGCAAGGAGCTCGTGCTGCCGATGAACACCGGCGCCGAGGCCGTCGAGACCGCCATCAAGGTCATGCGCAAGTGGGGCTACGAGGTCAAGGGCGTCACGCCCGGCCAGGCCAACATCATCGTCGCCTCCGGCAACTTCCACGGCCGCACCACCACCATCGTCGGCTTCTCCGACGACCCCGACGCCCGCGACGGCTTCGGCCCCTTCGCGCCCGGCTTCACGATGGTCCCCTACGGCGACCTCGCCGCGGTCGAGGCCGCCATCGACGAGAACACCGTCGGCGTCCTGATGGAGCCGATCCAGGGCGAGGGCGGCGTCGTGCTGCCGCCCGACGGCTTCTGGAAGGGCCTGCGCGAGCTCACCGCCCGCGAGAACGTCCTGATGGCCGCCGACGAGATCCAGGCCGGCCTGGGCCGCACCGGCAAGACCTTCGCCAGCGACCACGAGGACGTCGTTCCCGACCTCTACGTCCTGGGCAAGGCCCTGGGCGCCGGCATCGTCCCGGTCTCGGCGGTCGTCGCCGACCGCGACGTGCTCGGCGTGCTGCGCCCCGGACAGCACGGCTCGACCTTCGGCGGCAACGCGCTGGCCTGCGCGGTCGGCCACGAGGTGGTCACCATGCTCGCCACCGGCGAGCACCAGGCACGTGCCACCGAGCTCGGCGCCCTGCTGCGCGAGCGGCTCGAGGCCCTCGTCGGCCACGGCGTGCTCGCCGTCCGCGTCCGCGGCCTGTGGGCCGGCGTCGACATCGACCCCGCCGTCGGCACCGGCCGGGAGGTCTGCGAGGCGCTGATGGCCCGCGGCGTGCTGGCCAAGGACACCCACGGCTCGACGATCCGGCTGGCGCCGCCGCTGGTCATCGGGGCAGACGACCTCGCCTGGGGCCTGGACCAGCTCGCGGAGGTCGTCCGCGGCTGA
- a CDS encoding DUF402 domain-containing protein, which translates to MEVGDPLHVAMTKWGDRPHWEYDGVWLGTDDLGLWVGTPAGVRHHRPGLEFVSEVDTVTLFPRERWWAATFHAPGIWCTAYVDMATPAVLDGPVVRAVDLDLDVIRRESGEWFVDDEDEFEEHRVRYGYPAEVVAAADAARHEVWADATAGTGAFDGRSAAWLGRLGDLVGL; encoded by the coding sequence ATGGAGGTCGGGGATCCGCTGCACGTGGCGATGACCAAGTGGGGCGACCGCCCGCACTGGGAGTACGACGGGGTCTGGCTCGGCACCGACGACCTGGGCCTGTGGGTCGGCACCCCGGCCGGCGTGCGGCACCACCGCCCCGGCCTGGAGTTCGTCTCCGAGGTCGACACCGTGACGCTCTTCCCGCGCGAGCGGTGGTGGGCGGCGACGTTCCACGCCCCCGGCATCTGGTGCACGGCCTACGTCGACATGGCCACCCCGGCCGTCCTCGACGGCCCGGTGGTGCGGGCGGTCGACCTGGATCTCGACGTGATCCGCCGGGAGAGCGGCGAGTGGTTCGTCGACGACGAGGACGAGTTCGAGGAGCACCGGGTGCGCTACGGCTACCCCGCCGAGGTGGTCGCGGCCGCGGACGCGGCCCGTCACGAGGTGTGGGCAGATGCGACGGCCGGCACCGGGGCCTTCGACGGGCGCAGCGCCGCGTGGCTCGGCCGGCTAGGCGACCTCGTCGGTCTGTGA
- a CDS encoding glutamate--cysteine ligase has translation MRIDFRGSPEPTLGVEWELALVDRHTRDLRNDAARLFSAAHPRMTDPRRLHQELLRNTVEAVSGVCRTVDEAMTDLRSTLEVVVPAADELDLDLYGAGTHPFASWTTQELTEGHRYAELINRTQWWGRQMLIWGVHVHVGLPERSRVMPVLSALLTYFPHLQALSASSPIWAGLDTGYASNRALMFQQLPTAGLPFCFDTWAEYESFVTDQLTTGVIDELGEIRWDLRPAPHLGTLENRVCDGVSTIPELAALTALCHCLVVDLDERVARGERLPVLPPWHVQENKWRAARYGLDAIVILDADSTERLVTDDLADLLERLAPVAERLGCTDELASVHDIVQRGASYQRQRAVAATTGGDLVAVVDSVVRELRDSL, from the coding sequence GTGCGGATCGACTTCCGTGGCTCGCCCGAGCCCACGCTCGGGGTGGAGTGGGAACTGGCCCTCGTGGACCGGCACACCCGCGACCTGCGCAACGACGCGGCGCGGCTCTTCTCCGCCGCCCACCCGCGGATGACCGACCCGCGCCGGCTCCACCAGGAGCTGCTGCGCAACACCGTCGAGGCGGTGAGCGGGGTCTGCCGCACGGTGGACGAGGCGATGACCGACCTGCGCTCCACCCTGGAGGTGGTGGTGCCCGCCGCGGACGAGCTCGACCTGGACCTCTACGGCGCCGGCACCCACCCCTTCGCGTCGTGGACCACCCAGGAGCTGACCGAGGGGCATCGGTACGCCGAGCTCATCAACCGCACCCAGTGGTGGGGCCGCCAGATGCTCATCTGGGGCGTGCACGTCCACGTGGGTCTGCCCGAGCGCAGCCGGGTGATGCCGGTGCTCTCCGCGCTGCTGACCTACTTCCCCCACCTGCAGGCACTCTCGGCCTCCTCGCCGATCTGGGCCGGCCTGGACACCGGCTACGCCTCGAACCGGGCACTGATGTTCCAGCAGCTGCCGACCGCCGGGCTGCCGTTCTGCTTCGACACCTGGGCGGAGTACGAGTCCTTCGTGACCGACCAGCTCACCACCGGTGTCATCGACGAGCTGGGCGAGATCCGCTGGGACCTGCGGCCGGCCCCGCACCTGGGCACGCTGGAGAACCGCGTGTGCGACGGCGTCTCCACGATCCCCGAGCTGGCGGCGCTCACGGCGCTGTGCCACTGCCTGGTCGTCGACCTCGACGAGCGGGTCGCCCGGGGTGAGCGGCTGCCGGTGCTGCCGCCGTGGCACGTGCAGGAGAACAAGTGGCGCGCCGCCCGCTACGGCCTCGACGCCATCGTCATCCTCGACGCCGACTCCACCGAGCGCCTGGTCACCGACGACCTGGCCGACCTGCTGGAGCGCCTCGCGCCGGTCGCCGAGCGCCTGGGCTGCACCGACGAGCTGGCCTCGGTGCACGACATCGTCCAGCGCGGCGCCTCCTACCAGCGCCAGCGGGCGGTCGCCGCCACCACCGGTGGTGACCTCGTCGCCGTCGTCGACTCCGTCGTCCGCGAGCTCCGCGACTCGCTGTGA
- a CDS encoding TetR/AcrR family transcriptional regulator: MTTRTATSRTRLSKEERRSQLLDLGVRLLSTRSLDELSIDLLAEEAGISRGLLYHYFGNKHDFHEAVVRRAADDLIAQTAPPVEGEPLHRLLVSMTAYLDYVDANEPGYRSLVKAASGGNDTLREIYDEARAALTDRIFREDAQGTLISETPHTRLLVRGWAAMAEELVLGWKADPQGVTRDEVLEMLVVSLPALVAALPSD; this comes from the coding sequence GTGACCACCCGCACAGCCACCTCCCGCACCCGGTTGAGCAAGGAGGAGCGCCGCTCCCAGCTGCTCGACCTCGGCGTGCGGCTGCTCTCGACCCGCTCTCTCGACGAGCTGAGCATCGACCTGCTGGCCGAGGAGGCCGGGATCTCGCGCGGGCTGCTCTACCACTACTTCGGCAACAAGCACGACTTCCACGAAGCGGTCGTGCGCCGTGCCGCCGACGACCTGATCGCCCAGACGGCGCCGCCGGTCGAGGGCGAGCCGCTGCACCGGCTGCTGGTCTCGATGACGGCCTACCTCGACTACGTCGACGCCAACGAGCCGGGCTACCGCTCGCTGGTCAAGGCGGCCTCCGGCGGCAACGACACGCTGCGCGAGATCTACGACGAGGCCCGCGCCGCACTGACCGACCGGATCTTCCGCGAGGACGCCCAGGGCACCCTGATCTCCGAGACGCCGCACACCCGCCTGCTCGTGCGCGGCTGGGCGGCGATGGCCGAGGAGCTGGTGCTGGGCTGGAAGGCCGACCCGCAGGGCGTCACCCGCGACGAGGTGCTGGAGATGCTGGTGGTCTCGTTGCCGGCGCTGGTGGCGGCGCTGCCCTCGGACTGA
- a CDS encoding sensor histidine kinase, whose amino-acid sequence MTRAVVQPLRQRVREPFRSLTSRLVLTAVALVLTVSVVIGVVASLAVRTYLDGRLDDDVQGALDRARNAPAWAYVDSASLQPPEISGDGRTRPDPRFGQGESTLTAYFGDFADYDAEPNGTVVDRGGRFDAVPEEDLDVLAGVGTDARPRTVDLPELGSYRVAATETAYGVVVAGLPTDDVDDAVATLLRVEAVLVLGGAGLAALVGLLLVRRQLRPLTQVAATAHRVSALPLDSGEIDLAERVPERLTDERTEVGQVGAALNTLLAHVESSLTARHRSEQQVRQFVADASHELRTPLATIAGYTELAQRRPDDTGTQRTALSKVAEESVRMTGLVEDLLLLARLDSGRPLEREPVDLTRLLLEAVSDARVLAPSHRWRLELPEDVVEVVGDTPRLHQVVTNLLTNARKHTPEGSTITVAATATGLSVHDDGPGFDPDLADRAFERFVRGDASRARGGQDPGGAGLGLSLVQAIVAAHGGSVTLSSRPGDTTIEVRLPVSTT is encoded by the coding sequence ATGACACGGGCCGTCGTGCAGCCCCTGCGGCAGCGGGTGCGTGAGCCGTTCCGGTCCTTGACCTCACGTCTGGTGCTCACGGCCGTGGCACTCGTCCTCACGGTCTCGGTCGTGATCGGCGTCGTCGCGAGCCTCGCCGTCCGCACCTACCTCGACGGTCGTCTCGACGACGACGTGCAGGGGGCCCTGGACCGCGCCCGGAACGCCCCTGCCTGGGCCTACGTCGACAGCGCGTCCCTCCAGCCGCCGGAGATCTCGGGCGACGGGCGCACCCGACCGGACCCGCGCTTCGGCCAGGGCGAGTCCACGCTGACGGCGTACTTCGGCGACTTCGCCGACTACGACGCCGAGCCGAACGGCACGGTCGTCGACCGCGGCGGCCGGTTCGACGCCGTGCCCGAGGAGGACCTCGACGTCCTGGCCGGGGTCGGGACCGACGCCCGTCCGCGGACGGTGGACCTGCCCGAGCTGGGCTCCTACCGCGTGGCGGCGACCGAGACGGCCTACGGCGTGGTCGTCGCCGGGCTGCCCACCGACGACGTCGACGACGCCGTGGCGACCCTGCTGCGGGTCGAGGCGGTGCTGGTGCTCGGCGGGGCCGGACTGGCCGCGCTCGTCGGCCTGCTGCTGGTACGCCGTCAGCTGCGGCCCCTCACCCAGGTCGCCGCCACCGCGCACCGCGTCTCCGCGCTCCCGCTGGACTCCGGGGAGATCGACCTGGCCGAGCGGGTACCGGAGCGGCTGACCGACGAGCGCACCGAGGTCGGGCAGGTCGGTGCCGCCCTCAACACGCTGCTCGCCCACGTGGAGTCGTCGCTGACCGCACGGCACCGCAGCGAGCAGCAGGTGCGCCAGTTCGTGGCCGACGCCAGCCACGAGCTGCGCACGCCCCTGGCGACCATCGCCGGCTACACCGAGCTGGCCCAGCGGCGCCCCGACGACACCGGCACCCAGCGCACGGCGCTGAGCAAGGTCGCGGAGGAGTCCGTGCGCATGACGGGACTGGTGGAGGACCTGCTGCTGCTCGCCCGGCTGGACTCCGGGCGCCCTCTGGAGCGCGAGCCCGTCGACCTCACGCGGCTGCTGCTCGAGGCGGTCTCCGACGCCCGGGTGCTGGCCCCCTCGCACCGCTGGCGCCTGGAGCTGCCGGAGGACGTGGTGGAGGTCGTCGGGGACACCCCGCGGCTGCACCAGGTGGTGACCAACCTGCTCACCAACGCCCGCAAGCACACCCCCGAGGGCTCCACGATCACCGTCGCGGCGACCGCCACCGGCCTCAGCGTGCACGACGACGGACCCGGCTTCGACCCCGACCTCGCCGACCGTGCCTTCGAGCGGTTCGTGCGCGGCGATGCCTCCCGCGCCCGGGGCGGCCAGGACCCGGGAGGTGCCGGGCTGGGGCTCTCGCTGGTGCAGGCGATCGTGGCGGCGCACGGCGGGTCGGTGACGCTCTCCTCGCGCCCCGGGGACACCACCATCGAGGTACGCCTTCCGGTGTCCACGACCTGA
- a CDS encoding response regulator transcription factor produces the protein MDLTRADGSPLRVLVVDDEVNIAELITMALRYEGFDVQAAHTGTKAVAAAKEMAPDAVVLDIMLPDIDGLEVLRRMRTTDPHLPVVFLTARDAVEDRIAGLTAGGDDYVTKPFSLEELVARLRGLLRRAGAQAAAESTVLTVGDLTLDEDSHEVHRGGDEITLTATEFELLRFLMRNPRRVLSKAQILDRVWNYDFGGQANVVELYVSYLRKKIDAGRQPMIHTMRGAGYVLKPPP, from the coding sequence ATGGACCTCACCCGCGCTGACGGCAGCCCCCTGCGCGTCCTCGTCGTCGACGACGAGGTCAACATCGCCGAGCTCATCACGATGGCGCTGCGCTACGAGGGCTTCGACGTGCAGGCGGCGCACACCGGCACGAAGGCGGTGGCGGCGGCCAAGGAGATGGCGCCCGACGCGGTCGTGCTCGACATCATGCTGCCCGACATCGACGGGCTCGAGGTGCTGCGCCGGATGCGGACGACCGACCCGCACCTGCCGGTCGTCTTCCTCACCGCCCGCGACGCCGTGGAGGACCGCATCGCCGGACTCACCGCCGGCGGCGACGACTACGTCACCAAGCCGTTCTCCCTCGAGGAGCTCGTCGCCCGGCTGCGCGGGCTGCTGCGCCGCGCGGGCGCGCAGGCGGCGGCGGAGTCGACCGTGCTCACGGTCGGCGACCTGACCCTGGACGAGGACAGCCACGAGGTGCACCGCGGCGGGGACGAGATCACCCTGACCGCCACGGAGTTCGAGCTGCTGCGCTTCTTGATGCGCAACCCGCGCCGGGTGCTGTCGAAGGCGCAGATCCTCGACCGGGTCTGGAACTACGACTTCGGCGGCCAGGCCAACGTGGTCGAGCTCTACGTCTCCTACCTGCGCAAGAAGATCGACGCCGGCCGGCAGCCGATGATCCACACCATGCGCGGAGCCGGCTACGTCCTGAAGCCGCCGCCATGA
- a CDS encoding flavin-containing monooxygenase, whose translation MSTPLPVDHLVIGSGFAGLAAAIKLDEDGERDLVVIEKGSDVGGTWRDNTYPGAACDVPSQLYSFSFAPNPDWSMSFSPQPEIHAYLQRVAREAGVLDRFVFDTRVESARWDDDQQRWLVEVTGPTGPATYAARTLLSGAGGLSEPKLPEIEGIETFQGDVFHSAQWDHDVDLTGKRVAVIGTGASAIQLVPELQKVAGHVDLYQRTAPYVLPRHDRRYSALEKAALRYVPGLQKLYRTAIYWGRETYVPAFTLQPKIAAPAKKMALDNLKKHVKDPVLREKLTPTFEIGCKRILISNAYYPAVASDNVELVTDPIAKITGSGIVTADGTEREIDALVVATGFHTTDIPIAHAITGRTGRTLAERFAEHGMSAYKGTTIPEFPNLFMMVGPNTGLGHSSMVFIIESQVAYIRDAIRQMRTNRLATVEVKEAPTADFNAGLQKRMKRTVWTTGGCASWYLDAEGRNTTLWPHATFTFRRLLSRFDLSAYTVTGETAADETTPSREAAHA comes from the coding sequence ATGAGCACTCCCCTCCCCGTCGACCACCTGGTCATCGGTTCCGGCTTCGCCGGCCTCGCTGCTGCCATCAAGCTCGACGAGGACGGCGAGCGCGACCTCGTCGTCATCGAGAAGGGCTCCGACGTCGGCGGCACCTGGCGCGACAACACCTACCCCGGCGCCGCCTGCGACGTCCCGAGCCAGCTCTACTCCTTCTCCTTCGCCCCCAACCCCGACTGGTCGATGTCCTTCTCACCCCAGCCGGAGATCCACGCCTACCTCCAGCGCGTGGCCCGCGAGGCCGGCGTGCTGGACCGCTTCGTCTTCGACACCCGGGTCGAGTCGGCCCGCTGGGACGACGACCAGCAGCGGTGGCTGGTCGAGGTCACCGGTCCCACCGGCCCCGCGACGTACGCCGCCCGCACGCTGCTGTCGGGCGCCGGCGGGCTCTCCGAGCCCAAGCTGCCCGAGATCGAGGGCATCGAGACCTTCCAGGGCGACGTCTTCCACTCCGCGCAGTGGGACCACGACGTCGACCTGACCGGCAAGCGGGTGGCCGTCATCGGCACCGGTGCCAGCGCGATCCAGCTCGTGCCCGAGCTGCAGAAGGTCGCCGGCCACGTCGACCTCTACCAGCGCACCGCCCCCTACGTGCTGCCCCGCCACGACCGTCGCTACTCCGCGCTGGAGAAGGCCGCGCTGCGGTACGTCCCGGGCCTGCAGAAGCTCTACCGCACCGCGATCTACTGGGGCCGCGAGACCTACGTCCCCGCCTTCACCCTCCAGCCGAAGATCGCCGCGCCGGCCAAGAAGATGGCGCTGGACAACCTCAAGAAGCACGTGAAGGACCCGGTGCTGCGCGAGAAGCTCACGCCGACCTTCGAGATCGGCTGCAAGCGGATCCTGATCTCCAACGCCTACTACCCCGCCGTCGCCTCCGACAACGTCGAGCTGGTGACCGACCCGATCGCCAAGATCACCGGCAGCGGGATCGTCACCGCCGACGGCACCGAGCGCGAGATCGACGCGCTGGTCGTGGCCACCGGCTTCCACACCACCGACATCCCGATCGCGCACGCCATCACCGGCCGCACCGGTCGCACGCTGGCCGAGCGGTTCGCCGAGCACGGCATGTCGGCGTACAAGGGCACGACGATCCCGGAGTTCCCCAACCTGTTCATGATGGTCGGCCCCAACACCGGGCTCGGCCACTCCTCGATGGTCTTCATCATCGAGTCCCAGGTCGCCTACATCCGTGACGCGATCCGCCAGATGCGCACCAACCGGCTGGCCACCGTCGAGGTCAAGGAGGCCCCGACGGCCGACTTCAACGCCGGCCTGCAGAAGCGGATGAAGCGCACGGTGTGGACCACCGGCGGCTGCGCGTCGTGGTACCTCGACGCCGAGGGCCGCAACACCACCCTGTGGCCGCACGCCACCTTCACCTTCCGGCGGCTGCTGTCGCGCTTCGACCTGTCCGCCTACACCGTCACCGGCGAGACCGCCGCGGACGAGACCACCCCCTCCCGAGAGGCTGCGCACGCATGA